The Balaenoptera ricei isolate mBalRic1 chromosome X, mBalRic1.hap2, whole genome shotgun sequence region gtttttctaaaagacCAAGCAAAACATCAAattgcactgaaaaaaaaaacatgcgaGGTAGGGGCTGGGGGCAGTGTTGCTCAACTAGTAAATAATATTCTGTTCTTCAAACAAGACAAactcaagaaaaatgtcaaaatgtcattttggtctttatttttggACATGTAGCATGTTTCCATAAATCAGTTTTACATGTGCTACTTtttggaacatcaaaagaaatACAATACATTTTTCATAAATTCCTCATCACTGCAAGTTAACTTTCAAATAAATGTAAGTAGCAGGGCAGAACAATATGTTTCCACATATTGACCAGTGCAACAATGACAGTTACAATTTAGGTACTCAGGAAGCCTGAAAATTAAGATTTACTAGAACAAGCAAATTTACTTCCATttgctaaagggaaaaaaaaagaggaaaatatgcaAATTACATATGTTTCATGCAAGAACTTTAAATCCTATTTCCATCTGAAATAAATGGCAATTTAATAgacaattctgaaaaaaaaaagctaagaaacaaaaataacatacaagaaaaAACAGCAGCATGCCTTTAAAAAATTGCTGAACAGAATAAATTAAACCAAATGTTACAGTTTCTTGCTTTATCATGAACATTGGCactgtttatttcatatttatataagTCAGTTTCTATGCATAAAAATCCCAGTAAGATTTAATGGTTTGGGTcagtctgtttttctttaacaaaagAACCCCTAACTTCTAGATATTAAAAATTGCACTCTTGCATTTGTGTTTTAGtacaaaacacaaatatatttcttatgtaTCAGTGGCAACCAATTAGTAGGCATGTTaagatacttttttaaaagaagttctaTGAatgttgtcattaaaaaaaaaatcctgtacaGAATCGCAATACTGCCAGCATCTAACTAGCACGCCCACAGTGCCTCATTCTTGTGACTTCACAGTCCTTAATCACAAAAACTTATTCTAAGGAGTTCAAAGAATTAATAAGACACACCATATGGATAATTGGGGGTTTAAAAACCCATGGCTATGGGCCACAACGATTTCAGTTAACAACATCCATCCACAAAGAGACTGTGTTCCTAAAATTTTCAGACTCAATTGGCTATAAACAAAACATTCTGGGGTCAAGACTTCTGCACACTGACAATACTTATCAGGCATCAGCTAGGCCACAAGTGAAGGGAAGTGACTTCTATCAAAGGGACAGGGTGGCAGCTGATTTTGAGATGGCACACCTTGTACATTGTGCTTGGAAAACAAGAAGGCATTGACAGAGGACTAAATTAAGCACTGAGAGATGTGGAGGGTTTCTCTGCACTATCATCAACAGTGGTATCGGTCCCtagtatttaaaaagcaaaaagtattTTCATACACACAAGCGAAGACGAAGGCTTGACCTAGGAGAATGCATCCAACAGGATCAAAGAAGAACTCGGAGTACGCCGGCGATTTTTTCCTGGCATTAAAAGCATGAGCATTTTCGGCATGGCGGATATCTTACCAGTTCATGTCAAACCTGACTATGACGAAGTGAACCATCTGAGTGATCAACAAAGAGCGaatgcacccccccaccccccccccccacccccggtcctTACCGCAGGAAGCATCTAGTTCAATGTTCTATGCGTGGTAGGTGCTTAAAACATGCTGGTCGCTGACAGCCCATTTTACTCAAGAAACCTGCTGATTATATGGAACACTTACTGAGCATACCCAATAAAAGTTTAAGAACATGACTTAAGTGTCTAATAAATGTAGTATGAACACAACTTAAAATAGTTCACAGAGTTGTTGTACTTCCCTAAACAAAACTTGCAAACATCTCGTGAATGTCTAATTAATGgtagaacatttaaaattggCCAAAAAATGCCCAGAAAACGTTTGGCCCTTCAGCACCCAAAGCTCCCAAAATATAACGTTAAAACATCTCTGCTAGAGGGATTTCAGTAGTCTGAAAAATTGCATACCTGAGTGGCTTCAATGTTCTCTCCTAAATTTTAAATAAGTGCAAGGAGTTTCTACACTCAGGAATTGCATAAGTGTTTATCTTTCCTCAAAATAAAACACGGAATGATATAGAGGTAGCATAACTTactaaattaactttaaaaagaaaaaaagcaaggttATTTTCAATAGTCTTAATAGAACTATTACAAGTGTTTAAAATCTCACAGTCTAGGCTTTCTTCTACCTGGTTTTAGATACCTCATTGTTCTCGTCCACCTTTTTCCTGTAAGGATACTGATGAGTCCAGGCACCCTTTGGCCCTGTGGCATCTACTGCAACGTCGATGATAGAATCTGGAGTCACCCATCTCAggagaatgaggaagagaaagctgAATACAGCCAACAAAGCAAAAATGCAGCCTGTCAAGGGGCCACAGTGAGAGACGAGTCTGTCCAGTCGTTTGTCCAGAGGTAACACAGCTTCTCCTGCCACTTGGTCGTACACCTGGCGGGAGAGAGCCGAGAATGAGCGCCGTGAGCCCCAATAAACAACGACCTGCACAGACCAGGAGCGCTTTAGAGATGTCAACAGAAGGCGCGTACATTTCACTGTTGTTACAGTGATGATGTGATGAATGAAACTGATTACACTACGTATTGCCATTTGAGTCAACACTTATGGAGTGCCTATTCTGGACAAAACACTGTGGTATGTATACCGTGTGATACAAAGATGAATCTACCACGGTTCCTGTCCCCTAGGGGATCCCCATCAATACTTAACCAACTACAAGAATTCCAAAGTCCTGAGATGCTGCAGCGGCTTTTCGGGCCACCTGTCGAGGCCATATTTACTTCAGCAGTGACTCTCCAAGCAGGGAAGAAGGACTGGCCCTTTAAGATTCCTTGACTCAACTACCATCAGAGAGTTACAATCTACTGTGCTTCTGGGTACAGAGAGGCTCCTCTTTCCACAGCCAAGTGACGCCGTGTTGCTGAGCACAGACGGGGAGAACATACAGAGACATTTCACGGATTCCAAGTAAAAGGAGCAGAAAGAGATGGGGGAAATTTTGGTAGATGGTATACGTCAAACAGTGGCaaacaaaataaagtttattgCTGAGTGTTGGTAGTAGGTGGCttgcttttttaaagtattgCTAAGCACTAAactctgaaatattaaaaaaaaaaaaagctccttgaATATACTTATTTCAAACACATAAAATGGGCCGGCATTCATGTTTTTTAACTGCATTTGGGCATTACCTGTGGTCATTCTCACGTTATCAGACCTGTAAACCATCTCCTTTTGAACTCAAGAAAGTTATGACGTGCAGAGCAAGTTCTAAAGGTCAACGGCCTCTGAAAGGTACGGGTTGTTTTCATCTAGCTCCTCTACCCCGAGGACATTTGGAATACACTGTAGTCAGAATTATGTCGAGCGTTATGCTGAGACTGgcgaattataaatgaaaaagtatgtTTCCAGCATGAATGCTGATTTAATTTCTTGATCAATTTTTCTAAATAGCAGTTAAACTAAGGAGTTGAAAGGGATCAAACATCCTGTATGGAACAGGTAGAATTAAAAGAGCAACTACAAACTCACCCGTGTGTCCACCTTTATTTCTAAGTCAGTTAATTTATGATCTCAAGTGACAAAATAACAATTTGCTACTACGGAGAGAGTGACAGGGAGGACAATTCATTAGGGACAAGGATTAACGTTTTTTTGGAATGTATACTATAAATCACCAGAgtgtaaaactgaaaacaatacaGACGTCCTACTATTACTTTAAGCCTAACTAAAAGAaaatttgtggtttttaaaaaaaccctaacGCGCTCCTTTAACACAAGCTGACAAATTGTCACCGTAGTTCTTTGCCCCAAACTTATTATCTACAACAGCGCAAACTTCTGAGATTTACATGACGTTGATCAAGAAGGTAAAGGCACAATTACAGAGATGTGGTCCTCAATCAGGGTGGGTTTCACCGAAAGAACCTGCCTAACCAAATATCCCTGCCCAccattcccatatctcctctgCTGCTAAAGGGTCCAGCAGTGGGCACAGGAAGATGAACCGGACAGAGCCCGAAAAGGCTCCCGGGGCGATTCTGCCACGTGCTCCCAGCAGGTAATCAGTGCTGCGCCCCAACTTCCaaaggaaaacaaggaaatgTACTTACTTCATACGGGTGGCGCGATTGCAAAACTTCTAGAAAGTGGCTATCTCAGAGCTATTTCAGTCTAAACTGTTTGTTAATGCAAACTTCTCATGTTTCAATGGAAACTGTGTATGACGATTTTTAGAGATAAAAAGAGTTTTGTTGCATTTCCATTCAAACCGGGGCTCACCTCAGGTACGGGAATTTACAATTTAAACCAAGTAAGAAAGCCTTTCTGCTTACTCGGCTCCATCTTGCTCTCTACTTTGGGCTAGAAACTGGTTGCTCCACTGAATACAATGAGACTATAAAGCACTACCTTCTCCACGCTCCCAACTGACTGTCTTTCTGGGTCACAATTTCTAAGAAGCACAGCGTTTCCATCCAGCTTGCTATGTGATAATAAGAGGCAGGAGGTAGACGAAGTCATGAGAGGTACTTAAACAAAGGGCACAATTGAGTAGAATAAATGAAGTCCTGACCTCGAAATAAGGAAGCATTTCCCACAACTGTACTCTCCCACCTAAGGGCATTAACCTATTTCCTGCACCTGTCCTTTTACAAATTTTCTACTGCTGCTTTTTACTTGTGATCCTATTTCCAACATTTGTCACATGCTTTTTGAATTCTAACTTACTATGTTCTCCATCAGcccaaagatgcaaaaatccctcTCCTGTAGAAAAATCACAGCAGCTAGCAAAAGTGACACGGGAGTTTTAGGAAGTAGCCTGGATTAAATATTTGTAGCTTAAAAAGTTGCCACAATCGGGCTAAGCAAAACCATATATTTTCTAATAGACCTATATGCTTTAGAATTATAAAGAGCCTCAAGAAAATGTCTAAGAGTAGCTCTTAATATTAGTTTTGCCTCTAATTGTTGTGACTTCTAGAAAATTTTGTAACTCCTGCATGCCCAGTTTAATGAAAGGTCTAGATGCTGCATTACTGCTATTTTCAGATGTCAAATGCAATGATTTGACTAGAAACTTAGCCTAACATATACCAGAAGTAACACAGaattcacttcttttcatttggAAGAGACTTCATAAACTTAAGCAATAGAGCAGAAATGGTAAACCTATATAAAAGAAGCAAGTGTGTACGTGAAACATCAAGTAAGAATTCAAGACACAATCTTCAAATACCCTTCTCTTAGCATGTGACATACTTTTTCAGTTCTCTCCGCAACATTCCTCCAGGTGTAGAAAGTCTTTACGATGTTGTGGATATTTTCTGGAGGCGGCAATGCTCCTGACTTCAGTTGGAAAACAGCTTTTTCCAATCCCTCACACAAAGATTTTACAGAAGGCTCACATAAAATGATAAGATTTTCTGGAAGTACTTCAGGAATTCCACCAACCCTGGTACTTacaaccttaaaaagaaaaaaagaacatgtgaTCCACCATAATTCATCTCTCAGGAAAATAAACAATaccaatttaaaaacatattacagACTGCAtctgattatttttcaaaatacaaatacaGAAACCCCAACAATGTAATAAGCCCTCAAAGCTTTTTACCTGTAAACCACAACTGGCTGCTTCCACAATTGCCATGCAGAATGCTTCAGTAAGGgaagtattaagaaaaatatgtccTTGAACTAAGACATTTCTAACATCTTTGTGTTCTAAGGCTCCCAAGAGACGCACTCTGATTTTTGAAACGAGAGAAAAAAGAGGGGAGTAAAAATCATGCTACAAAAGAAATACCATTTATAAGCTAAGTGTGCTACTCATATTATACTTAGATTCTTACTGCTTCTAATGTTTTCCATGTCAAAAGATTAATATCACCCAACTCTGATCTAAAAGAAAGCCATATAAAGCTGTTTGGTTAAAGCTTGTACAGCTAACATATTTCTAACTTTTGTCACACAGATCAAATTTCATCTTCTCCAAAATCAGTCTGCATTCAATGAAAATGTTAATACACTTTGATGAGTAAATGTTAAAGTGTCGTTTCTAAACAGGAAAATGTCCCTTTTAAATTGATGCTTCACATGCACACAGCTCACATGTTAACTAAGTTACCGAGGAAGAGAAATGTTCGAATCTGTACATGCAGAGCAATTTACATGATTTGGGCCGTGCTATTTAAATCACAACTCAGTATGCCTTGAGAATCTGCAAACATTTCCAATCAAATAGCTGTTTTTTTGTGCATTCTCCGGTGCCCCAACCAGTGCCCCCTAAAGTCAAATAATGTTGggctaacagaaaaaaattatgaattccTTAACTAGGGTTccctattttatataatttttcttaaacagGCCTTGCATTACATTTTTACATCAAGTACATGTAGGAGAAGCAGCCCACTTAATGCAGGCATGTAGCCAAAACCAATTTTAGGTAACTGATATTTTCTCACCCAAGACAATATGGAATCCATCAATACCTGTCATGGAGCTGGTATCTTTCCCGTACTTCTTCCAAAATGACTCTCTTTGGTCCCTCTCCTCCAATTATGAAATTTAAATTGGGATATTTCTGACAGAGTTCAGGTATTATACCACTAAGCAAATCGGTCCCTGAAAACATCAAGTTGAATGTTGGAGTTATCAATAATtaacctcaaaaaaaaattttatcagaaCTGAGAATCCACTCACTTCGAAAAGTAATATTAGCTATGCCTCCCTTACTTAAGTAGAGAAACAAATTCTCTTAAACCTTTCCTGGAATGGTGGAATCGTTCACAAACTGCCAGGGGTCCCCCAAGAGTTCTTGAGGATATATACACTGACACCCATGGGTACCTTACACACACCCAGTTCGTGGACTATTCTGTTTCGTTTCAACATTGTGTTCTAGGTTATTCACCTGTGTTTACACAACACCTACTGCTAAAAAATGGCATTTGAGGTAGCTTACATTTCAGTTAAAATTTTCTGCAGAGCAGGAGAGTTGACTGGAGATCTGGGTCTTGACCCAGCCTTTTTACGAGCAAACTCTTTGATAATGGGAGTTTCCTGATAAGAGAAAATGAACAGACCGATGTACCTCAAGTCCAAGGTCTCTTTCACCTACAAAATTCTACCAGCGTTATGATTCTACTTCCTACTATAGGAAAGGGCTAAGCAGCAAAATATAACTGCTGCCTCCATTTTGTTGAGAATGCAGTTTGTACAGAGGATTTTGCAGCCAACACTAGGGTATTAGCAAAATTTATAATAGTCCATCCAAATCTGCTACAGCCCACTTCCCCCGAATGACAGTGAATGAAGGTGGCAGGACCTCCAGTGCCAGATCATTACAGTCTGTAGAACAAAAGGGTGCATCTtggtccttttctttttaatgaaacttTCTTATAATATGTAAATACAACCTTAAGTAATATAAAGCAGCAAAATATATCATGCCCTACTAGTCTGAAAGTAGCAATCCAAAGTGACAGTAATATTGATGTTTAAGAATTTAGCTCTTTAACAAGTACAAATCATACACATTcaaaagtaaatgtaaaataagccagttaaagtttaagaaatgcatacacacacatacacaagaacTGCACTTCTTCTATCAATCTTCCCAAATACAGGCACATCAATTATTAAAAAGATGGTAGGAGAAATAATATATATAGggtcatttttattaaataattcaaaGCAGGATTTATTAAGTAAACTCTGTTagtattttcaaaatatgatTGCATTAGCAAACATAAATTCACATGTGGCTTTTCTGAATTATGAAAGCTTCTCATTAAAATCTTAGCTATCTTTGTTTCAAGTTTATTACCAAGTCCATCAACTGGATTTTTAGATAAACCAGAAGGTGTCTTAATGACTTTTAACAAGTAACCTCCTATAattctttccttcccctccctccttgccCTCTCCCTTCTAATACAAAGGTTAAGAATCcattctttaaatgaaaaaaaaccaaaaccccacATATAGAGCAATAATCATAATTAGTAACAATAGCTACAATTACTGAGGGCTTACTATACCAGGCGATGGGCTTTAAATGCATTGTTATTTAATTCTGACAAGTACTTTAAAAGAAACGGAACCGATTAATATTATCAATTATCTATATTATTATTCTAATAAAGGTTTTTTCTCCCCATAATAAGAAATGTTCTGGTGCCTCTAACAAGAGTCTAACACAATGAAACATACCAAAGGACTTTCAATTGCCATATTCTCACAAAATGGACACGAAAAGCTCTGATCTGAAGTGCTTCTAAAGCACAGTCTAACAGAATCTTCTGAATCTATACCTAGGATAATGGTGGCTGGGCTGAGGGTGGAGGGAACAGGAGACCTTAACTCGAGAAGAGCTCAACTCAGGCTTGTCAACTCTGTTACTTACTGTGTAACCTGGGTGAGTTACTTACcccctctgagactcagtttctttgtctgttaCATGCAGATAACATCTACCCTACAGTTGCTGGGAGGGTCAAGTGAGGTACTGTACCATGTACAGGCTTTATCAACTGCAGAATATAAATGTTAAGTCATCATTAGCACTAGAGCAAGAACTGGGGCATGTCTGCACATGCACGTGAGCGCTGCTAAACCCTGCCTGAGAGCAAAACAGGCTCAACGGAAGAGGGAAGAGGCCAGGGATCCTGGGTAATAGGACTTTTGATTTACTTTCTTACTTAATACGTTCCAGTGGCCTTTGATATCTGGTCCAAATGAAcacctcctaaagaaattaatttattaataattaatggACCATTAATACAACTACTCACTTCTGGGCTACAGATGTGGCCATTCCTTCTCAGAATGTTACtttttgcacagtgcctggcatacggAAAgggtttgataaatatttgttaaatgactgaACTGAGAACAGGAAAGGCTGTACCTTCACTCTTTGGTGGTTAGCTCAGCTGGGTAAAATACCATAGTTAGTGAAGTAAAGGTAACAGGTCCAGTCTTTGAACAGGGAAGTTAATTTTGCTCAGATCCTTGGTCACGCATGCATCAAATGCTTTCTCAGCTAGCTATCTcacaaaggtatattatttggtgAAAAAACAAAATAGGCACATTTCTTAAGTTACAACAAACACATTACCAACATCCCAAGAGGGATTCAGACACAGAACGCTGCTCCATTCACATCTTCTTCAAGTAAGGAATGGAAGCACTTCATTGCCTTCACCCCCAAAAATGCAGTTCAGTAGAAGTTTTCTGACCAACCTCCGCTTAGTGGATCACCGCATGGACCAAGGCTCTCCATTCCAAAGGTAAACCATCCTGACCAAGGCCCACATCTGGATTTTAGGCCACTCCCTACTACACTGTGACACTTCTGATCCCGCCGCTGAGCTTCATGCTCACCAAGAATCAGCTGCGTTTGTCCACAAATCTGTCTGATGCCAATTTTATTATACTTGTTACAGTATTTAAATAGCACATAAACGGACAAAATGAGTTTCTGTGAAACTAAGCTGAACGGtttgaaaaattcaataaagacacaGTAAAACAAACCTTGTCAGATTAGGGGATATCCTGAACCACTGTATAagatcaa contains the following coding sequences:
- the PIGA gene encoding phosphatidylinositol N-acetylglucosaminyltransferase subunit A isoform X3 — its product is MTCRGGAGHGQRPSASLSRVSPGRLSTCRACTHNICMVSDFFYPNMGGVEGHIYQLSQCLIERGHKVIIVTHAYGSRKGIRYLTNGLKVYYLPLKVMYNQSTATTLFHSLPLLRYIFVRERVTIIHSHSSFSAMAHDALFHAKTMGLQTVFTDHSLFGFADVSSVLTNKLLTVSLCDTNHIICVSYTSKENTVLRAALNPEIVSVIPNAVDPTDFTPDPFRRHDSVITIVVVSRLVYRKGTDLLSGIIPELCQKYPNLNFIIGGEGPKRVILEEVRERYQLHDRVRLLGALEHKDVRNVLVQGHIFLNTSLTEAFCMAIVEAASCGLQVVSTRVGGIPEVLPENLIILCEPSVKSLCEGLEKAVFQLKSGALPPPENIHNIVKTFYTWRNVAERTEKVYDQVAGEAVLPLDKRLDRLVSHCGPLTGCIFALLAVFSFLFLILLRWVTPDSIIDVAVDATGPKGAWTHQYPYRKKVDENNEVS
- the PIGA gene encoding phosphatidylinositol N-acetylglucosaminyltransferase subunit A isoform X2, giving the protein MTCRGGAGHGQRPSASLSRVSPGRLSTCRACTHNICMVSDFFYPNMGGVEGHIYQLSQCLIERGHKVIIVTHAYGSRKGIRYLTNGLKVYYLPLKVMYNQSTATTLFHSLPLLRYIFVRERVTIIHSHSSFSAMAHDALFHAKTMGLQTVFTDHSLFGFADVSSVLTNKLLTVSLCDTNHIICVSYTSKENTVLRAALNPEIVSVIPNAVDPTDFTPDPFRRHDSVITIVVVSRLVYRKGTDLLSGIIPELCQKYPNLNFIIGGEGPKRVILEEVRERYQLHDRVRLLGALEHKDVRNVLVQGHIFLNTSLTEAFCMAIVEAASCGLQVVSTRVGGIPEVLPENLIILCEPSVKSLCEGLEKAVFQLKSGALPPPENIHNIVKTFYTWRNVAERTEKVYDQVAGEAVLPLDKRLDRLVSHCGPLTGCIFALLAVFSFLFLILLRWVTPDSIIDVAVDATGPKGAWTHQYPYRKKVDENNEQVS
- the PIGA gene encoding phosphatidylinositol N-acetylglucosaminyltransferase subunit A isoform X1, coding for MTCRGGAGHGQRPSASLSRVSPGRLSTCRACTHNICMVSDFFYPNMGGVEGHIYQLSQCLIERGHKVIIVTHAYGSRKGIRYLTNGLKVYYLPLKVMYNQSTATTLFHSLPLLRYIFVRERVTIIHSHSSFSAMAHDALFHAKTMGLQTVFTDHSLFGFADVSSVLTNKLLTVSLCDTNHIICVSYTSKENTVLRAALNPEIVSVIPNAVDPTDFTPDPFRRHDSVITIVVVSRLVYRKGTDLLSGIIPELCQKYPNLNFIIGGEGPKRVILEEVRERYQLHDRVRLLGALEHKDVRNVLVQGHIFLNTSLTEAFCMAIVEAASCGLQVVSTRVGGIPEVLPENLIILCEPSVKSLCEGLEKAVFQLKSGALPPPENIHNIVKTFYTWRNVAERTEKVYDQVAGEAVLPLDKRLDRLVSHCGPLTGCIFALLAVFSFLFLILLRWVTPDSIIDVAVDATGPKGAWTHQYPYRKKVDENNEVSKTR